From a single Halorussus halophilus genomic region:
- a CDS encoding cytochrome c biogenesis CcdA family protein, whose amino-acid sequence MAGVPTTAAVFLAGIVTILTPCCLPMIPVLVVGGTGHRLRPVAIVSGSTLMFTILGVATGMIGALTPDDIRAPFAILMVAFGAVMADDDLNEIYSRYTRKFVSSANSATGVVDEERHPLANAFVVGLLLGVIWLPCVGPVLGGVLAFVGTTGDITQSALLLFTYGVGFSIPLLGVAYATKFGGRQVLGPVLDDGLTEHVQTITGYSFVAFGVAMLFGLDKLALASLIELL is encoded by the coding sequence ATGGCAGGCGTCCCGACGACTGCTGCGGTGTTCCTTGCTGGCATCGTGACGATACTGACACCATGCTGTCTCCCGATGATTCCCGTGCTTGTAGTCGGCGGTACCGGGCATCGACTGCGACCAGTTGCAATCGTCTCCGGAAGTACGCTGATGTTCACGATTCTCGGCGTTGCGACGGGGATGATCGGCGCGCTCACGCCGGACGACATTCGGGCGCCGTTCGCTATTCTCATGGTGGCGTTCGGTGCGGTTATGGCCGACGACGACCTCAACGAAATATACTCTCGGTACACGAGGAAGTTCGTCAGTAGCGCGAATTCCGCAACCGGGGTTGTAGATGAAGAACGCCATCCGTTGGCGAATGCGTTCGTCGTCGGATTGCTACTCGGAGTTATCTGGCTGCCATGCGTCGGTCCTGTCCTCGGCGGTGTCCTTGCATTCGTCGGGACGACCGGAGACATCACACAGAGCGCGTTACTTCTGTTCACGTACGGCGTCGGATTCTCGATTCCCCTGTTGGGCGTCGCGTACGCGACCAAGTTCGGTGGCCGTCAGGTGCTCGGTCCCGTCCTCGACGATGGCCTCACCGAACACGTCCAGACGATAACCGGGTACAGCTTCGTCGCCTTCGGCGTGGCGATGCTGTTTGGACTGGACAAACTAGCACTCGCATCACTTATCGAACTACTCTAA
- a CDS encoding c-type cytochrome, with the protein MSQGDSTLLLKPVLLIVSVAVMAVVVTLAVNGLLAFTGNDYMSGQPAAESGGGGGGILDLPGEWSGYEWYSEDLREDGMKYKNETAGNKVNFQPKKMNNSTLPENENRRELVKYGRRLFANTSKLMPGYTGGTRMSCANCHGGGSLPTTTGMVGQDIDMIPLVGTASGYPEWTGRTQRMRDMRQRIMGCFLRSMDAANAEKGVPAYDSREIQAMETYMVWLNKGTPSQKVPYWRHIEKPEGNEKKPVPEVNPVRGAKLYLENCASCHGKDGQGKKGQYPPLWGPNSFNDGAGMGRLYTSAGFIREAMPYGTAHSFKDWDDVQDVAGFMNAHKRPHLPRQPKDWEEAGVKKEGIYYKRAQEHWGYDMNPMTKKLLIAGIPIGSQPINKSVIPEDYSKYDDPMKNTSVEGSWKTTWMNKSNTYANWKYAEDSGSSNNSTQTNSSASLTVRGAVTDAMANGDSTAKARENQAS; encoded by the coding sequence ATGAGTCAAGGCGATTCAACGTTATTACTCAAGCCGGTACTCCTCATAGTTAGCGTCGCCGTCATGGCGGTCGTGGTCACACTCGCAGTCAACGGACTGCTCGCGTTCACGGGCAACGACTACATGAGTGGCCAACCAGCCGCAGAATCGGGCGGCGGCGGTGGCGGTATCCTGGACTTACCCGGCGAATGGAGCGGTTACGAGTGGTATAGTGAGGACCTCCGAGAGGATGGTATGAAATACAAGAACGAAACGGCTGGTAACAAGGTCAACTTCCAGCCGAAGAAAATGAACAACTCGACACTCCCGGAGAACGAGAATCGCCGGGAACTCGTCAAGTACGGACGTCGGCTCTTCGCTAACACGTCCAAACTGATGCCTGGGTACACGGGCGGCACCCGCATGTCGTGTGCGAACTGTCACGGCGGTGGGTCGCTCCCGACGACGACTGGCATGGTCGGCCAAGACATCGACATGATTCCGCTCGTCGGCACCGCCTCGGGGTATCCCGAATGGACGGGTCGTACCCAGCGGATGCGCGACATGCGCCAGCGAATCATGGGTTGCTTCCTCCGGAGCATGGACGCAGCCAACGCCGAGAAGGGCGTCCCAGCCTACGACAGCAGAGAAATCCAGGCCATGGAGACCTACATGGTCTGGCTGAACAAGGGAACGCCGAGCCAAAAAGTGCCCTACTGGCGACACATCGAGAAGCCGGAAGGTAACGAGAAGAAGCCCGTTCCGGAAGTGAACCCGGTGCGCGGCGCAAAACTCTACCTCGAGAATTGTGCGTCCTGTCACGGCAAGGACGGCCAAGGGAAGAAAGGTCAGTACCCACCACTGTGGGGCCCGAACTCCTTCAACGACGGTGCCGGGATGGGCCGACTGTACACCTCGGCAGGCTTCATCCGCGAAGCGATGCCATACGGTACCGCACACTCGTTCAAAGACTGGGACGACGTCCAAGACGTCGCCGGGTTCATGAACGCACACAAGCGGCCGCACCTTCCACGCCAACCCAAAGACTGGGAGGAAGCAGGCGTGAAGAAAGAAGGCATCTACTACAAACGCGCTCAGGAGCACTGGGGTTACGACATGAATCCCATGACGAAGAAGCTCCTCATCGCTGGCATCCCAATCGGGAGCCAACCGATAAACAAGAGCGTGATTCCCGAGGACTACTCGAAGTACGACGACCCGATGAAGAACACCTCGGTCGAGGGGTCGTGGAAGACGACGTGGATGAACAAGTCCAACACGTACGCCAACTGGAAGTACGCAGAGGATTCAGGTAGTTCAAACAACTCGACGCAGACGAACAGTTCGGCGTCGCTGACCGTTCGAGGTGCCGTAACCGACGCGATGGCTAACGGCGACTCGACCGCAAAAGCACGAGAGAATCAAGCGAGCTGA
- the ccsA gene encoding cytochrome c biogenesis protein CcsA — protein MRALRWLVESRGVKWGTLVTGVVSMGLVFGVASDTMYGIEHGANLLAYWHIALAWVAAAALATTFFGSALYLRYRGRFWNRLAHSAGEIGFMFATLTLVLGSMWGKVIWNSWWEWTDVRLVTFLLVWFIYAGYLIVYSATERSNDELYAAVYGVIGFVTVPISYLSTRLWIPTFHETTVGNPQVSANIDPLTLVVSVIAATFLYFYLVGLRINLHELEDKVLRLHAPRRD, from the coding sequence ATGCGAGCTTTGCGATGGCTCGTCGAGAGTAGAGGCGTCAAGTGGGGAACGCTCGTCACGGGCGTCGTCTCGATGGGACTGGTGTTCGGCGTCGCATCCGATACGATGTATGGAATCGAACACGGTGCTAACTTGCTGGCGTATTGGCACATCGCACTCGCGTGGGTCGCCGCCGCCGCGCTCGCGACGACGTTTTTCGGGAGTGCGTTGTATCTCCGCTATCGTGGACGGTTCTGGAACCGCCTTGCACACAGTGCCGGTGAAATCGGCTTCATGTTTGCGACACTGACGCTGGTCTTGGGAAGCATGTGGGGGAAGGTTATCTGGAACTCGTGGTGGGAGTGGACCGACGTTCGACTAGTGACGTTTCTGCTCGTCTGGTTCATTTACGCGGGCTACCTCATCGTATACTCCGCGACCGAACGAAGTAACGACGAACTGTACGCAGCAGTGTACGGCGTCATCGGCTTCGTGACGGTACCCATCTCGTATCTATCCACTCGTCTTTGGATTCCGACGTTCCACGAAACCACTGTCGGGAACCCACAGGTCAGTGCCAACATCGACCCGCTCACGCTCGTCGTCTCGGTGATTGCAGCGACGTTCCTCTACTTCTACCTCGTCGGTCTTCGCATCAATCTTCACGAACTGGAAGACAAAGTACTTCGACTCCACGCACCAAGGAGGGACTAA
- the ccsA gene encoding cytochrome c biogenesis protein CcsA: protein MTPGTIILLLAFLALVSTTAILTRGYVADNDQYLDYVKPLLGGAVVLLSSALLHLTYQFVRTDYSNAYVWHNTADYLGLLYRLTGVYAGNEGSILLWATIVSFVALAAVLFRGIDSRGGKLVQALTVGIVTYFTGMLLLRSPFAPVGNEFPNAPAGYVPTSGQGLNPLLVDPYMAIHPPVMFASYALLTMPFAIGAAHFISLLRGNGGLFSTWIGSVTRWLRLSWLFLTAAVALGGLWSYTVLGWGGIWAWDPVETAILIPWLFLTATLHAVTRYRPNGDYQILAPAMTATTFALAVYTTSVVRSGVFRSIHSFASGGIGVSLLVLMGITVVLGVIIPFGYWLFQDGDERQRDGEWITRSNLLHGAVLLLGLLTFVSLWGLTFPVLRDAITSIEVSVEPRYYNLWSFPFVIATMLLLGFYMDFDVEDRRRSLVGLGVFTAGTVVAAFVAPSDAWRLASTSPSGSFFYTIIGSVSALAVLPPVAYVCLSMLKRASVRIPAAAGRHAKLKETGITTIHIGVALLVLSLPLMYLLGGQASVMATGIGSGAVDSSKKPIAGTDYSIRVLGYSSSEFPRNPAVESYALSPRNIISRGESLNGTVQTVYGTVTNVRQGQRATVVQIDNSSVWVGLPNANESSVSVQQGQRIVAKGRLMWDFVPSADAMVLSRPSMMGSVQSPPESVVPTRVKAKGVSMAVYRGGNEVTSGVAGQRRYVQQGGMQVRDVIIDRGLISDTYVIVGVSDGTASVTVKRIPMMTVMRLAILMLLVGMSLVLLYDPAHGVRSNVRTRGSENAASTDTEPSD from the coding sequence ATGACGCCCGGGACAATCATCCTACTGCTAGCGTTTCTCGCATTGGTCTCCACGACGGCTATCCTCACGAGAGGATACGTCGCAGACAACGACCAGTATCTAGACTACGTGAAACCACTGCTCGGGGGTGCCGTCGTCCTCTTATCGAGTGCGCTTTTGCATCTCACGTACCAGTTCGTCAGGACCGACTACTCGAACGCGTACGTCTGGCACAATACGGCCGACTATCTCGGGTTACTCTACCGCTTGACTGGCGTCTACGCGGGTAATGAAGGGTCCATCCTCCTATGGGCGACCATCGTCTCGTTCGTCGCACTCGCCGCCGTGCTCTTCCGTGGAATAGACAGTCGTGGTGGGAAACTCGTGCAGGCGCTTACGGTCGGTATCGTCACGTACTTCACCGGAATGCTGTTGCTCAGGAGTCCCTTCGCACCGGTCGGGAATGAGTTCCCCAACGCTCCTGCGGGGTACGTTCCGACGAGCGGACAGGGGCTGAACCCGCTCCTCGTGGACCCATACATGGCGATTCACCCACCGGTCATGTTCGCGTCCTACGCACTCCTTACGATGCCGTTCGCCATCGGTGCAGCACACTTCATATCGCTGCTTCGTGGGAATGGCGGCCTCTTCTCGACGTGGATCGGAAGTGTCACCCGCTGGCTACGATTGAGTTGGCTGTTCCTGACCGCCGCCGTCGCACTCGGCGGTCTCTGGTCGTACACAGTCCTCGGATGGGGTGGCATCTGGGCGTGGGACCCAGTCGAAACTGCGATTTTGATTCCGTGGTTGTTCCTCACTGCGACACTTCACGCGGTAACGCGGTACCGCCCCAATGGGGACTACCAGATTCTGGCTCCGGCGATGACCGCGACGACGTTCGCGCTGGCCGTCTACACCACGTCGGTCGTCCGGAGCGGAGTCTTTCGAAGCATTCACTCGTTCGCGTCCGGTGGTATCGGCGTCTCGCTCCTCGTGTTGATGGGGATCACAGTGGTCCTCGGTGTCATCATTCCGTTCGGCTACTGGCTTTTCCAGGACGGCGACGAACGGCAACGCGACGGGGAGTGGATTACGCGGTCGAACCTCCTGCACGGTGCCGTTCTCCTCCTCGGACTATTGACGTTCGTCTCGCTCTGGGGGCTGACGTTCCCAGTCCTCAGGGACGCAATAACTAGTATCGAGGTCTCAGTCGAACCACGATACTACAACCTCTGGAGTTTCCCGTTCGTCATCGCCACTATGCTACTGCTCGGATTCTACATGGACTTCGACGTCGAGGATCGCCGTCGTAGCCTCGTCGGTCTGGGCGTCTTCACGGCCGGGACAGTCGTAGCCGCGTTCGTTGCACCCTCGGACGCGTGGCGACTCGCTTCGACCTCGCCGAGCGGTTCGTTCTTCTACACTATCATCGGGAGCGTGAGCGCGTTGGCGGTCCTCCCACCGGTTGCGTACGTCTGCCTCAGTATGCTAAAGCGCGCGTCGGTTCGAATTCCTGCGGCCGCCGGACGGCACGCGAAACTCAAGGAGACGGGTATCACGACCATCCACATCGGGGTCGCGCTCCTCGTTCTCTCACTGCCGCTCATGTATCTCCTCGGCGGGCAAGCGTCGGTCATGGCGACGGGCATCGGAAGCGGTGCAGTCGATTCGTCCAAAAAACCGATTGCGGGCACCGATTACTCGATTCGCGTTCTCGGGTATTCGAGTTCTGAGTTCCCACGAAATCCTGCAGTCGAGTCGTACGCGCTCTCGCCGCGAAATATAATCTCACGGGGTGAGTCACTCAACGGGACGGTCCAGACCGTGTACGGCACGGTGACGAACGTCCGACAAGGCCAGCGGGCTACGGTCGTACAAATCGATAATTCGAGCGTCTGGGTCGGCCTCCCGAACGCGAACGAGTCTAGCGTGTCGGTCCAGCAGGGACAGCGCATCGTCGCCAAGGGTCGGCTCATGTGGGACTTCGTGCCGAGTGCCGATGCGATGGTTCTCTCTCGTCCCTCGATGATGGGGTCGGTGCAATCGCCACCGGAGAGCGTCGTCCCGACGCGAGTCAAGGCGAAAGGCGTCTCGATGGCGGTCTATCGCGGTGGGAACGAGGTGACGAGTGGGGTTGCGGGCCAGCGTCGCTACGTCCAACAGGGCGGTATGCAGGTTCGTGACGTCATCATCGACCGAGGATTGATCTCTGACACCTACGTCATCGTCGGCGTTAGCGATGGAACTGCTTCGGTTACGGTTAAGCGGATTCCCATGATGACAGTCATGCGACTCGCAATCCTCATGCTCCTCGTGGGGATGTCACTCGTCCTACTCTACGACCCCGCACACGGGGTTCGATCGAACGTACGTACTAGGGGTTCCGAGAATGCGGCCAGTACAGACACCGAACCATCT
- a CDS encoding halocyanin domain-containing protein: protein MNHGSQSDGLATRRSFLRGVGIATGATAVSQTSVGIGKAQSGPDYGDWFSNTSNFSGTYDFTGKSNVTIHVGAKGNGSNYAFAPAAIRVDAGTKVTWKWTGKGGSHNVIAKGGSFESSMNSKAGATFTHTFEKEGQHKYYCSPHKMMGMKGAVVVGGSGGKDPSQLDLGSSSKDSSGNASEGGNPESDGFSISFVSASVITGMVMAFLSPVLLGVISLLDRED from the coding sequence ATGAACCACGGCTCTCAATCAGATGGGCTGGCAACAAGACGGTCGTTTTTACGTGGAGTCGGCATAGCTACCGGAGCGACTGCTGTGTCACAAACCTCGGTTGGGATAGGGAAAGCACAAAGCGGTCCAGATTATGGCGACTGGTTCAGTAACACGAGCAACTTTTCAGGGACGTACGACTTTACAGGGAAGAGCAACGTGACGATTCACGTCGGTGCGAAAGGGAACGGTAGTAACTACGCGTTCGCGCCTGCTGCAATTCGAGTGGACGCTGGAACGAAAGTTACCTGGAAGTGGACTGGGAAGGGAGGTAGCCACAACGTCATCGCAAAAGGCGGGTCGTTCGAAAGTTCGATGAACTCGAAGGCGGGAGCGACGTTCACTCACACGTTCGAAAAGGAAGGGCAGCACAAGTACTACTGCAGCCCCCACAAAATGATGGGGATGAAAGGCGCTGTCGTCGTCGGAGGCTCCGGAGGTAAAGACCCAAGTCAACTCGACTTAGGGTCGTCTAGCAAAGATAGCAGTGGTAACGCATCGGAAGGAGGAAACCCCGAGTCAGACGGCTTTTCCATCTCGTTCGTAAGTGCGTCCGTAATTACGGGAATGGTCATGGCGTTCCTCTCACCCGTCTTGTTAGGAGTGATCAGTCTCCTAGATCGGGAAGATTGA
- a CDS encoding CcmD family protein: MEPLLLAGYTALFVAFFGYVVHLQRRMSKVESRVADLRD, translated from the coding sequence ATGGAACCACTACTCCTCGCCGGATACACGGCATTGTTCGTCGCGTTCTTTGGCTACGTCGTCCACTTGCAACGGCGTATGAGCAAAGTAGAATCCCGGGTGGCGGACCTCCGCGATTGA
- a CDS encoding thioredoxin family protein translates to MPITPRKASTLAFFALLLGIGYLSMHAAPVLSDEKYSYHGDTKWRTDFSQAEQVAEQKDKPIVVYFWTTWCTYCEDYNRNVYSDPAVQSSLDDFVLVAVNLDSDAREPSRLKQKYNVNYPPQHVIITPDGEVLTRISGYAPKQDFLAYLERAKQKSNGANTTNGGGTK, encoded by the coding sequence ATGCCGATAACTCCGCGGAAAGCGTCTACCCTCGCGTTCTTCGCGCTACTTCTGGGAATCGGATATCTCTCGATGCACGCAGCACCGGTGTTGAGCGACGAAAAGTACTCCTACCACGGCGATACGAAATGGCGAACCGATTTTTCGCAAGCTGAACAGGTAGCTGAGCAAAAGGACAAGCCCATCGTCGTCTACTTCTGGACGACGTGGTGCACCTACTGTGAAGACTACAACCGCAACGTCTACTCTGACCCTGCGGTCCAATCTAGTCTCGACGATTTCGTCTTAGTCGCAGTCAACCTCGACAGCGATGCGCGCGAACCGTCCCGTCTGAAGCAGAAGTACAACGTCAACTACCCACCACAGCACGTCATTATCACACCGGATGGTGAGGTGCTGACCCGCATCTCGGGATACGCGCCCAAACAGGACTTCCTCGCCTATCTCGAACGCGCGAAACAGAAATCGAACGGCGCTAATACGACGAACGGAGGTGGGACCAAATGA
- the trxA gene encoding thioredoxin produces MTVEPSTDAGANTPSEPVTIDSQNDLDELVSDYDVVLSDFYADWCGPCQMLAPVVEQLAAETDAAIAKVDVDANQQLARAYGVQGVPTLVLFADGQQVEEIVGVQGEDQLRSLIENYTN; encoded by the coding sequence ATGACAGTTGAACCATCAACCGACGCTGGAGCGAACACTCCCAGCGAACCTGTTACAATCGACAGCCAGAACGACTTAGATGAACTCGTAAGCGACTACGACGTCGTGCTTTCGGACTTCTACGCAGATTGGTGTGGGCCATGTCAAATGCTTGCCCCGGTCGTCGAACAACTAGCCGCCGAGACGGACGCCGCAATCGCGAAAGTCGACGTCGACGCCAACCAGCAACTTGCCAGAGCGTACGGCGTCCAAGGCGTTCCAACGCTCGTTCTGTTTGCAGACGGTCAGCAAGTCGAGGAAATCGTCGGGGTCCAAGGTGAAGACCAACTCCGCTCACTGATCGAAAACTACACGAATTGA
- a CDS encoding helix-turn-helix domain-containing protein: MPDSMSDQLEQDMECEGLLHCFHGLKELDKECFGALVDAEEALTIDEVAETVERERSTAYRAIQRLLQAGFIQKKQINYDDGGYYHVYEPVAPSQITDEMQRMLNDWYAKMGQLIQEFEDKYDQPDANALLEG; the protein is encoded by the coding sequence ATGCCAGATTCGATGTCAGACCAACTGGAACAGGACATGGAGTGTGAAGGTCTCCTGCATTGCTTCCACGGCCTCAAAGAACTCGACAAAGAGTGTTTTGGAGCGTTGGTGGATGCCGAGGAGGCACTCACTATCGACGAGGTCGCCGAGACAGTTGAGCGCGAACGTTCGACAGCGTATCGAGCGATACAACGTCTCCTTCAAGCAGGGTTCATTCAGAAGAAACAGATCAATTACGACGACGGCGGCTACTACCACGTCTATGAGCCAGTAGCTCCGTCCCAGATCACCGATGAGATGCAGCGAATGCTCAACGATTGGTATGCGAAGATGGGCCAACTCATTCAGGAGTTCGAAGACAAGTACGACCAACCTGATGCGAACGCCCTCCTCGAAGGCTAA